One Vigna unguiculata cultivar IT97K-499-35 chromosome 7, ASM411807v1, whole genome shotgun sequence genomic region harbors:
- the LOC114191825 gene encoding pentatricopeptide repeat-containing protein At1g62350 isoform X2 yields the protein MFFYRDMLMMLARNRRVEEAKRVWADLKEEQVLFDQHTFGDIIRAFLDNGLPSEAMEIYEEMRQSPEPPLSLPFRVILKGLIPYPELREKVKRDFLEIFPDMIIYDPPEDLFEDN from the coding sequence ATGTTTTTTTACAGGGACATGCTGATGATGCTTGCACGAAACAGAAGGGTGGAAGAAGCTAAGAGAGTTTGGGCTGATTTGAAAGAGGAACAAGTTTTATTTGATCAGCATACATTTGGGGATATTATCAGAGCTTTTCTGGATAACGGGTTGCCCTCAGAGGCAATGGAGATATATGAAGAAATGAGACAGTCTCCTGAGCCTCCTCTTTCATTGCCTTTTCGTGTGATACTGAAAGGGCTCATTCCTTACCCAGAATTAAGAGAGAAAGTAAAACGTGACTTCTTAGAAATTTTCCCAGATATGATCATCTACGACCCTCCGGAGGACTTGTTTGAAGATAATTAG
- the LOC114191824 gene encoding pentatricopeptide repeat-containing protein At4g21065-like: MSPKDGAFWKAEQSVLRLLKQCSSMKQLKEIQGRAVQSGFHKSPLVVGKIIEFCAVSGHGDINYAVRVFDRIDKPDVFIMNTMIRGFGMARQPEKAIDLFKTMLQGKCDVAALDTFTFSFILKIIAGLRSVTLGKQLHCNILKLGLQTHTYVRNSLMHMYGMVKDIETAHHLFEEIPNADLVAWNSIINSHVLCRNYTQALHLFVKMLRSGLQPDHATLVVTLSACGAIGDLDFGRRIHYSLVQKHTELCENISVSNSLIDMYAKCGAVEEAYHIFSSMKRKNVISWNVMILGLASHGNGEEALALFTEMLQQNVERPNDITFLGVLCACSHGGLIDEGRQYIDIMDRYYNIRPTIKHYGCMVDLLGRAGLVDDAYNLIKNMPEECNAIVWRTLLAACRLHGNVQLGEKIRNHLLELEPNDHSSDYVLLANVYASNGQWNEMSKERRLMQQRRIQKPQPGNSCIGIPGLALEKRTIETLL, from the coding sequence ATGAGTCCGAAAGACGGAGCATTTTGGAAGGCTGAACAAAGTGTTTTGAGACTTTTGAAGCAGTGTTCGAGCATGAAGCAGTTGAAGGAGATCCAGGGTCGTGCAGTCCAGAGTGGTTTCCATAAGAGCCCGCTGGTGGTGGGAAAGATCATCGAGTTTTGCGCGGTTTCGGGCCACGGAGATATCAATTACGCTGTCAGGGTTTTTGACAGAATCGATAAACCCGATGTGTTTATAATGAACACCATGATCAGGGGCTTTGGGATGGCTCGCCAACCAGAGAAAGCCATTGACTTGTTCAAGACAATGCTGCAGGGAAAATGCGATGTTGCAGCACTTGACACTTTCACATTCTCTTTCATTCTTAAAATCATTGCTGGATTGAGATCAGTTACCCTGGGAAAGCAACTGCATTGCAACATCCTTAAACTTGGACTCCAAACTCATACTTACGTCAGGAATTCTCTCATGCACATGTACGGTATGGTGAAGGACATAGAAACCGCTCACCACCTGTTCGAGGAAATTCCAAATGCAGATTTAGTCGCTTGGAACTCTATCATAAATTCTCACGTGCTTTGTCGGAATTATACACAAGCTCTCCATCTGTTTGTTAAAATGCTGCGGAGTGGCCTGCAACCGGATCACGCCACTCTGGTAGTGACCCTTTCGGCGTGTGGTGCAATAGGAGACCTCGATTTTGGGAGGCGAATTCATTATTCTCTTGTACAAAAACATACCGAGCTTTGTGAGAATATATCGGTCTCCAATTCCCTAATTGACATGTATGCAAAGTGTGGAGCAGTGGAAGAAGCCTACCACATATTTAGCAGCATGAAAAGGAAGAATGTGATTTCATGGAATGTCATGATTCTCGGTCTTGCGTCACATGGTAACGGAGAGGAAGCATTAGCGCTTTTCACAGAGATGTTACAGCAGAATGTGGAGAGGCCGAATGATATTACCTTCTTGGGGGTTCTATGTGCTTGTAGCCATGGAGGATTGATTGATGAAGGTAGGCAATATATTGATATTATGGACCGATATTATAACATCCGACCCACAATAAAGCACTATGGGTGCATGGTGGACCTCTTGGGTCGAGCTGGTTTAGTTGATGATGCATACAATTTGATAAAGAATATGCCAGAGGAATGCAATGCAATTGTATGGAGGACTTTGTTAGCTGCGTGTCGACTTCATGGAAATGTTCAACTGGGTGAGAAGATAAGGAACCATCTGTTGGAATTGGAACCTAATGATCATAGCAGTGATTATGTTCTTCTTGCAAACGTGTATGCTAGCAATGGTCAATGGAATGAAATGTCCAAAGAAAGAAGATTAATGCAACAAAGGCGAATTCAGAAACCACAGCCTGGAAATAGCTGCATCGGCATTCCTGGATTGGCGTTGGAGAAAAGGACAATTGAAACATTGTTATGA
- the LOC114191825 gene encoding pentatricopeptide repeat-containing protein At1g62350 isoform X1: protein MLMPLVRVAVGAAVRAGTRNWVRCVSGGASSPSLSIWRRKKEIGKEGLLVAKELKRLRSDPVRLDRYIRSSVSRLLKSDLVAVLAEFQRQNQVFLCIKLYEIVRKEIWYRPDMFFYRDMLMMLARNRRVEEAKRVWADLKEEQVLFDQHTFGDIIRAFLDNGLPSEAMEIYEEMRQSPEPPLSLPFRVILKGLIPYPELREKVKRDFLEIFPDMIIYDPPEDLFEDN, encoded by the exons ATGTTAATGCCGCTGGTGCGTGTTGCAGTTGGTGCAGCGGTGCGAGCGGGCACCCGTAATTGGGTCCGGTGTGTTTCGGGTGGGGCATCGAGTCCGAGCCTTTCGATATGGCGGCGGAAGAAGGAGATTGGCAAAGAAGGGCTGCTCGTGGCCAAAGAGCTCAAGAGGCTTCGGTCCGACCCGGTCCGCCTCGACCGCTACATCCGGTCCAGCGTCTCCCGCTTGCTCAAGTCCGACCTAGTGGCCGTCCTCGCCGAGTTCCAGAGACAGAACCAAGTCTTCCTCTGTATCAAG TTGTATGAAATAGTCCGGAAAGAAATATGGTACAGGCCGGACATGTTTTTTTACAGGGACATGCTGATGATGCTTGCACGAAACAGAAGGGTGGAAGAAGCTAAGAGAGTTTGGGCTGATTTGAAAGAGGAACAAGTTTTATTTGATCAGCATACATTTGGGGATATTATCAGAGCTTTTCTGGATAACGGGTTGCCCTCAGAGGCAATGGAGATATATGAAGAAATGAGACAGTCTCCTGAGCCTCCTCTTTCATTGCCTTTTCGTGTGATACTGAAAGGGCTCATTCCTTACCCAGAATTAAGAGAGAAAGTAAAACGTGACTTCTTAGAAATTTTCCCAGATATGATCATCTACGACCCTCCGGAGGACTTGTTTGAAGATAATTAG